The Clostridia bacterium nucleotide sequence TGGGGGCCGTTTCCTTGTGCTTGGCTGTGTCCGTGGGCCTCAGCTTGGGTGTTCTTTCGGCTTTGAAGCAGAATCGCTGGCAGGACCACATGGCTGTGATCTTGGCCACATTAGGTTTTTCCGTGCCCAGTTTTGTGCTGGCGGCACTCTTGCAGTATGTCTTTTCCTATAAACTAGGCTGGGTGGTGCCGGCCATGTGGGGTACCTGGCAGCAGACCATCCTCCCGGCCATTTCGCTGGCGGCCTTGCCGACGGCTACTATTACCAGGCTGATGCGTTCCAATATGCTGGAGGTACTGCAAGAGGACTATATCAGGACCGCCAGGGCGAAGGGATTAAAGAACCGGGTGATTATCTACCGGCATGCCATCCGTAACGCCCTGATGCCCATCATCACCTACTTGGGCCCGATGGTGGCCGGCATTTTTACCGGAAGCTTTGTGGTGGAGCATATCTTTGCCATTCCCGGTCTGGGCCGTTACTTCGTCAACAGCGTGTTTAACCGGGACTATACGGTGATCATGGGTCTGACCATCTTCTACAGTATTTTCCTCATGACCATGAACCTGTTGGTTGACTTAAGCTATGCCCTCATCGATCCTCGAGTGAAAATCAGCGGTGGAAAGGAGTGAGCGATGTGTCCATGATATCACCCGAGATGTTTAAAAGAGTAGTACAAGACCGGAAGGAAGCGGAAATCATCGCTCGCCCCAGTACTACCTACTGGCAGGATGTTTGGCGCCGCCTGAAGGCCAATAAAGTAGCCATGGGCAGCTTGGTTTTCATCGGTCTCTTGGTCATAATGGCGATTATCGGACCGTATCTCAACGAATACAGCTATTCGGATCAGTTTTTGGAATTGAAGAACACCCCGCCCGGCAGCCAGTTCTGGTTCGGTTCCGATACTTTGGGCCGCGATTTGTTCACCAGGGTTTGGTTGGGAGCGCGCATGTCCCTGGCGGTAGGATTTGTGATTGCGTTCATCGTGCTGTTGATCGGCGTTTTTTACGGCGGGATTGCCGGGCTGGCCGGCGGCTGGGTCGACGAGATCATGATGCGGGTGATCGAGATTATTTCCGGCGTTCCTTTCGTCCTGTACGTGATCTTGCTGATGGTGGTTATGAACGAAGTTTTCCAGCTTAAAGGGAGCAATTTCATCACCATCTTAATCGCCATGAGTATCATTTACTGGATCCCCATGGCCCGGTTGGTGCGGGGGCAGATCTTGAGCTTGAAAGAACAGGATTATGTCCTGGCGGCCAAGGCCTTGGGCGCAAGCCAGATGCGGATCCTGATCAGGCATGTGATTCCCAATATCATG carries:
- a CDS encoding ABC transporter permease; amino-acid sequence: MLRFFCRRFFTMFMALLFITTFTFFGMKIIPGGPFDSEKQLPPSILKNIEEKYGFNDPLHKQFTDYLSGVLKGDLGPSFKYPNRTVNDIIKDSFPVSATLGAVSLCLAVSVGLSLGVLSALKQNRWQDHMAVILATLGFSVPSFVLAALLQYVFSYKLGWVVPAMWGTWQQTILPAISLAALPTATITRLMRSNMLEVLQEDYIRTARAKGLKNRVIIYRHAIRNALMPIITYLGPMVAGIFTGSFVVEHIFAIPGLGRYFVNSVFNRDYTVIMGLTIFYSIFLMTMNLLVDLSYALIDPRVKISGGKE
- a CDS encoding ABC transporter permease — its product is MSMISPEMFKRVVQDRKEAEIIARPSTTYWQDVWRRLKANKVAMGSLVFIGLLVIMAIIGPYLNEYSYSDQFLELKNTPPGSQFWFGSDTLGRDLFTRVWLGARMSLAVGFVIAFIVLLIGVFYGGIAGLAGGWVDEIMMRVIEIISGVPFVLYVILLMVVMNEVFQLKGSNFITILIAMSIIYWIPMARLVRGQILSLKEQDYVLAAKALGASQMRILIRHVIPNIMGPMLVYLTLTIPEAIFTEAWLSFLGLGVSAPFASWGTLASDGAKALRSYPWQLFFPALFISLTILAFNLFGDGLRDALDPRTRK